Proteins encoded together in one Thermomonospora curvata DSM 43183 window:
- a CDS encoding FadD3 family acyl-CoA ligase, whose product MSEQDALTIPAVLDRAVRDFPDAEAVVDRQVRVTFSELGERVRAAARAFVGSGIGRGDRIAIWAPNSLSWIVAALGAVCAGAVLVPLNTRYKGEEARWPLTKAKVKVLFVEDDFLGIDYPGMLGLEESGTLPGLPDLQTVVTFNGPERPGVISWERWLARGEGASDPDPVAPGDVADILFTSGTTGRPKGVLSTHEQNVRTYLAWSGRTGVTAGDRYLIINPFFHTFGYKAGVLACLLRGATMVLQRVFDVPETLHLIETEKITVLPGPPTIYTSLLDAPDLDERDLSSLRLAVTGAADVPVALVRRIRTLFPQVITAYGLTESTGTVTACSVDDDDVTVATTSGRPIEDVEVMIAGPDWRPLPPGQDGEILVRGYNVMSGYLDDPEATAEALRDGWLVTGDRGKLDERGYLTITGRSKDMFTVGGFNVYPAEIESVLVRHEAVAEAAVIGVPDQRLGEVGRAYVRLRPGRRATAEELIAHCRDALANFKVPREVVFVDDFPRTAAGKVRKVDLRKEITHG is encoded by the coding sequence ATGAGCGAGCAGGACGCGTTGACGATCCCGGCCGTGCTCGACCGCGCCGTGCGCGACTTCCCGGACGCCGAGGCGGTCGTGGACCGGCAGGTCCGGGTGACCTTCTCCGAACTGGGGGAGCGGGTGCGGGCCGCCGCGAGGGCCTTTGTCGGCTCCGGCATCGGCCGCGGCGACCGAATCGCCATCTGGGCCCCCAACAGCCTGTCGTGGATAGTGGCCGCTTTGGGCGCGGTGTGCGCCGGGGCGGTGCTGGTGCCGCTCAACACCCGCTACAAGGGCGAGGAGGCCCGCTGGCCGCTGACCAAGGCCAAGGTCAAGGTCCTCTTCGTCGAGGACGACTTCCTCGGCATCGACTACCCGGGCATGCTCGGGTTGGAGGAGTCCGGAACCCTGCCCGGCCTGCCCGACCTGCAGACCGTGGTCACCTTCAACGGCCCGGAGCGTCCCGGGGTCATCTCCTGGGAGCGGTGGCTGGCCCGGGGCGAGGGCGCGTCCGACCCGGATCCGGTGGCGCCCGGCGACGTCGCCGACATCCTGTTCACCTCCGGCACCACCGGACGGCCCAAGGGCGTGCTGAGCACGCATGAGCAGAACGTGCGCACCTACCTGGCCTGGTCGGGCCGCACCGGCGTCACCGCCGGCGACCGGTACCTGATCATCAACCCGTTCTTCCACACCTTCGGCTACAAGGCCGGGGTCCTGGCGTGCCTGCTGCGCGGGGCCACCATGGTGCTGCAGCGGGTCTTCGACGTCCCCGAGACGCTGCATCTGATCGAGACCGAGAAGATCACGGTGCTGCCCGGCCCGCCCACCATCTACACCTCCCTGCTGGACGCCCCCGACCTGGATGAACGCGACCTGTCGTCACTGCGGTTGGCGGTGACCGGCGCCGCCGACGTGCCGGTCGCCCTGGTGCGCCGCATCCGCACCCTCTTCCCGCAGGTGATCACCGCCTACGGGCTGACCGAGTCCACCGGCACGGTCACCGCCTGCTCGGTCGATGACGACGACGTCACGGTGGCCACCACCTCCGGCCGTCCCATCGAGGACGTGGAAGTCATGATCGCCGGGCCGGACTGGCGGCCGCTGCCCCCGGGCCAGGACGGGGAGATCCTGGTGCGCGGCTACAACGTCATGTCCGGCTACCTGGACGACCCCGAGGCCACCGCCGAGGCGCTGCGGGACGGCTGGCTGGTCACCGGCGACCGGGGGAAGCTGGACGAGCGGGGCTACCTGACCATCACCGGCCGCTCCAAGGACATGTTCACCGTCGGCGGGTTCAACGTGTACCCGGCCGAGATCGAGTCCGTGCTCGTCCGGCACGAGGCGGTCGCCGAGGCCGCCGTCATCGGCGTCCCCGACCAGCGGCTGGGCGAGGTCGGCCGTGCCTACGTGCGGCTGCGCCCCGGCCGGCGGGCCACCGCCGAGGAGCTCATCGCCCACTGCCGGGACGCCCTGGCCAACTTCAAGGTGCCGCGCGAGGTCGTGTTCGTGGACGACTTCCCGCGCACCGCCGCAGGCAAGGTCCGCAAGGTGGACCTACGTAAGGAGATCACTCATGGCTGA
- a CDS encoding SDR family oxidoreductase — translation MSSGVNAAVDFTGRAVLVTGGTKGIGAVIAKAFLQAGAEVTVCARNEPPEPPSAAGRKAHFLAADIRDAAQAAAMVERAAELMGRLDVVVNNAGGSPDAEAATVSPRFVERIVQLNLLAPFYVAQPANKIMQSQEDGGCIINIGSVSGIDPQPGTAAYSAAKAGLRTFTQALALEWAPKVRVNHITVGLVLTEAAASYYGDGSAFNKIIPMGRMGTPQDVADTCLYLASDLARYVTGADLPVHGGGEYPARWLITHR, via the coding sequence ATGAGCAGCGGGGTGAACGCGGCGGTGGACTTCACCGGCCGGGCGGTGCTGGTCACCGGGGGGACCAAGGGCATCGGCGCCGTGATCGCCAAGGCGTTCCTGCAGGCGGGCGCCGAGGTGACGGTGTGCGCGCGCAACGAGCCCCCCGAGCCGCCGAGCGCCGCCGGCCGCAAGGCCCACTTCCTGGCCGCCGACATCCGCGACGCCGCTCAGGCCGCCGCGATGGTGGAACGCGCCGCCGAACTGATGGGCCGGTTGGACGTGGTGGTCAACAACGCCGGCGGCTCCCCCGACGCCGAGGCCGCCACGGTCTCCCCCCGCTTCGTCGAACGCATCGTCCAGCTCAACCTGCTGGCCCCGTTCTATGTGGCCCAACCCGCCAACAAGATCATGCAGTCCCAGGAGGACGGCGGCTGCATCATCAACATCGGCAGCGTCTCCGGCATCGACCCCCAGCCCGGCACCGCCGCCTACAGCGCCGCCAAGGCGGGCCTGCGCACCTTCACCCAGGCCCTCGCCTTGGAATGGGCCCCCAAGGTCCGCGTCAACCACATCACCGTCGGCCTGGTCCTCACCGAGGCCGCCGCCTCCTACTACGGCGACGGCAGCGCCTTCAACAAGATCATCCCCATGGGCCGCATGGGCACCCCCCAAGACGTCGCCGACACCTGCCTGTACCTGGCCAGCGACCTGGCCCGTTACGTCACCGGCGCCGACCTCCCCGTTCACGGCGGCGGCGAATACCCCGCCCGCTGGCTCATCACCCACCGCTGA
- a CDS encoding MaoC/PaaZ C-terminal domain-containing protein, with protein MNAGQWKGRDLGTRTVAYEDRDAILYALAVGAQATDLELVFEERLRVLPTFALTRAQWAPDALGSAGAFDPTTAVHGSQRLKVHKPLPRAGELELAARVGEVWDKGSAAIFEVVVESEYFEAVWSLFAPGCGGFGGDRGPSARKRPDGAPDTTLTVPTSPNQAALYRLLGDRHHMHIDPEAAKAAGMPRPFMHGLCTLATVTLPLAAELGAHPADLTELEGRFSAPVFPGDTLTVSTWKDGEAVLFEAAVDDTVVLSGGRALFAS; from the coding sequence ATGAACGCCGGACAGTGGAAGGGCCGGGACCTGGGCACCCGCACCGTCGCCTACGAGGACCGCGACGCGATCCTGTACGCCCTGGCGGTCGGCGCCCAGGCCACCGACTTGGAGTTGGTTTTCGAAGAACGCCTGCGGGTGCTGCCCACCTTCGCCCTCACCCGCGCTCAGTGGGCCCCCGACGCCCTGGGCTCGGCGGGCGCCTTCGACCCCACCACCGCCGTCCACGGCTCCCAACGCCTGAAGGTCCACAAGCCGCTGCCGAGGGCGGGCGAACTGGAACTGGCCGCCCGCGTCGGCGAGGTCTGGGACAAGGGCTCGGCCGCCATCTTCGAGGTCGTGGTGGAGAGCGAGTACTTCGAGGCCGTCTGGTCGCTGTTCGCCCCCGGCTGCGGCGGCTTCGGCGGCGACCGCGGTCCCTCGGCCCGCAAACGCCCCGACGGCGCCCCCGACACCACGCTCACCGTCCCCACCTCCCCCAACCAGGCCGCCCTGTACCGCCTGTTGGGCGACCGCCACCACATGCACATCGACCCGGAGGCCGCCAAGGCCGCCGGCATGCCCCGCCCCTTCATGCACGGCCTGTGCACCCTGGCGACCGTCACCCTGCCCCTGGCCGCCGAACTCGGCGCCCACCCGGCCGACTTGACGGAACTGGAGGGCCGCTTCAGCGCCCCGGTCTTCCCCGGCGACACCCTCACCGTCTCCACCTGGAAGGACGGCGAAGCCGTCCTGTTCGAAGCCGCCGTGGACGACACCGTGGTCCTGTCCGGCGGCCGGGCTCTGTTCGCCTCTTAG
- a CDS encoding lipid-transfer protein — protein sequence MSVLPGAAAIAGIGATEFSKNSGRSELQLACEAVLAAIADAGLEPSDVDGLVTFTADTSSEIHVARNTGIGELKFFSRVGYGGGAACGTVQQAAMAVATGIAEVVVCYRAFNERSGVRYGLGQAGRQMDQGADSAAYAWLLPFGLNTPAQWVAMFARRYMHEYGATSEDFGRVAVVDRKHAATNPKAWFYQRPITLEDHQNSRWIVEPLHLLDCCQESDGGQALVVVSTERARDLPHPPALIWGAAQGSGYDQHMMTSYYRSEITGIPEMGLVGQQLYAQSGLNPSDIGAAILYDHFTPLVLPQLEELGFCARGEAKDFIADGNLEIGGRLPCNTHGGQLGEAYIHGMNGIAEAVRLVRGTSVNQPGDVTNVLVTAGTGVPTSGLILGADR from the coding sequence GTGAGCGTGCTGCCCGGAGCCGCCGCCATCGCCGGCATCGGCGCCACCGAGTTCTCCAAGAACTCCGGACGCAGCGAACTGCAACTGGCGTGCGAGGCGGTGTTGGCCGCCATCGCCGACGCCGGCCTGGAACCCTCGGACGTGGACGGACTGGTGACCTTCACCGCCGACACCAGCTCCGAGATCCACGTGGCCCGTAACACCGGCATCGGCGAGCTGAAGTTCTTCTCCCGCGTCGGCTACGGCGGCGGCGCGGCCTGCGGCACCGTCCAGCAGGCCGCCATGGCCGTGGCCACCGGCATCGCCGAGGTGGTGGTCTGCTACCGCGCCTTCAACGAACGCTCCGGCGTCCGCTACGGCCTCGGCCAGGCCGGCCGCCAGATGGACCAGGGCGCCGACAGCGCCGCCTACGCCTGGCTGCTGCCGTTCGGGCTCAACACCCCCGCCCAGTGGGTGGCCATGTTCGCCCGCCGCTACATGCACGAGTACGGGGCGACCAGCGAGGACTTCGGCCGCGTCGCCGTGGTGGACCGCAAGCACGCCGCCACCAACCCCAAGGCCTGGTTCTACCAGCGCCCCATCACGTTGGAGGACCACCAGAACTCCCGCTGGATCGTCGAGCCGCTGCACCTGCTGGACTGCTGCCAGGAGAGCGACGGCGGCCAGGCCCTGGTCGTGGTCTCCACCGAACGCGCCCGCGACCTGCCCCACCCGCCCGCGCTGATCTGGGGCGCCGCCCAGGGCTCCGGCTACGACCAGCACATGATGACCAGCTACTACCGCTCCGAGATCACCGGCATCCCGGAGATGGGCCTGGTGGGCCAGCAACTGTACGCCCAAAGCGGGCTCAACCCCTCCGACATCGGCGCGGCCATCCTGTACGACCACTTCACCCCGCTGGTGCTGCCGCAACTGGAGGAGCTGGGCTTTTGCGCCCGCGGCGAGGCCAAGGACTTCATCGCCGACGGCAACCTGGAAATCGGCGGCCGCCTGCCGTGCAACACCCACGGCGGCCAGCTCGGCGAGGCCTACATCCACGGCATGAACGGCATCGCCGAGGCCGTCCGCCTGGTCCGCGGCACCTCGGTGAACCAGCCCGGCGACGTCACCAACGTGCTGGTCACCGCCGGCACCGGCGTGCCCACCAGCGGCCTGATCCTGGGAGCGGACCGATGA
- a CDS encoding MaoC family dehydratase: MKLATRAYPDVSVGEKLPELAIPLTRTLIVATAIASRDYQDVHHDPELAVRRGSKDIFMNILTTNGLVDRYVTSWAGPAARVKAIKIRLGVPNYPGDTMTLTGTVSAKDDAARRVEIAVRGTNSLGAHVTGTVVIELPEGDRQ, from the coding sequence ATGAAACTCGCCACCCGTGCCTACCCGGACGTGTCCGTGGGGGAGAAGCTGCCCGAACTGGCCATCCCCCTCACCCGCACCCTGATCGTGGCCACCGCGATCGCCAGCCGCGACTACCAGGACGTCCACCACGACCCGGAGCTTGCGGTGCGGCGCGGGTCCAAGGACATCTTCATGAACATCCTGACCACCAACGGCCTGGTCGATCGGTATGTGACGAGCTGGGCCGGCCCGGCCGCCCGCGTCAAGGCCATCAAGATCCGGCTGGGCGTCCCCAACTACCCCGGCGACACCATGACGCTGACCGGCACCGTGTCCGCCAAGGACGACGCCGCCCGCCGAGTGGAGATCGCGGTGCGCGGCACCAACTCCCTCGGCGCCCACGTCACCGGCACCGTCGTCATCGAACTCCCGGAAGGAGACCGGCAGTGA
- a CDS encoding acyl-CoA dehydrogenase family protein translates to MDFTLGEELTELQGLARQIFTDHATHQRLRAVETSESRIDETLWRELAGAGLLGVALPEAAGGAGLGLGALCVLLEEQGRHVAPVPLWPTLVAALAIAEHGTAEQRDLLPGVVDGSRRLTVALEEFGVGDVAAPGCTAVPDGDGWRLSGTKAVVPSITGAAHLLVSATGPDGPGLFLVDADAPGLSWERTETTSRDMAGNLTLDAVPARALGPAALPWTLDVARTALAAVQLGVASGALHITASYLKEREQFGRPLGTFQAVQHQLADCYIEIEAMRVCLWQAVCAAEDGATDGKAALVAKWWADEGGLNVVHRTQHLHGGIGVDVDYPIHRYFLWGKQISGTLGGASADLQRLGDLIAEGAAS, encoded by the coding sequence ATGGACTTCACCCTTGGCGAGGAGCTCACCGAACTGCAGGGCCTGGCCCGGCAGATCTTCACCGACCACGCCACCCACCAGCGGCTGCGCGCCGTGGAGACCAGCGAGAGCCGCATCGACGAGACGCTGTGGCGGGAACTGGCCGGCGCCGGACTGCTCGGCGTCGCGCTGCCCGAGGCCGCCGGCGGCGCCGGGTTGGGCCTGGGCGCTTTGTGCGTGCTGCTGGAAGAACAGGGACGGCACGTGGCGCCCGTCCCGCTGTGGCCGACGCTGGTGGCGGCGCTGGCGATCGCCGAGCACGGCACCGCCGAGCAGCGCGATCTGCTGCCCGGCGTGGTGGACGGCTCCCGGCGGCTGACCGTGGCGTTGGAGGAGTTCGGCGTCGGCGATGTGGCCGCACCCGGCTGCACCGCCGTCCCGGACGGCGACGGCTGGCGTCTGAGCGGCACCAAGGCGGTCGTCCCCAGCATCACCGGAGCCGCCCACCTGCTGGTCTCGGCGACCGGCCCCGACGGGCCCGGCCTGTTCCTGGTGGACGCCGACGCCCCCGGCCTGAGCTGGGAACGCACCGAGACCACCAGCCGCGACATGGCCGGCAACCTCACCCTGGACGCCGTGCCCGCCCGCGCGCTCGGCCCCGCCGCCCTGCCCTGGACGCTGGACGTCGCCCGCACCGCCCTGGCCGCCGTCCAGCTCGGCGTGGCCTCCGGCGCCCTCCACATCACCGCCTCCTACCTGAAGGAACGCGAGCAGTTCGGCCGCCCGCTCGGCACCTTCCAGGCGGTGCAGCACCAGCTCGCCGACTGCTACATCGAGATCGAGGCGATGCGGGTGTGCCTGTGGCAGGCGGTCTGCGCCGCCGAGGACGGCGCCACCGACGGCAAGGCCGCACTGGTCGCCAAATGGTGGGCCGACGAAGGCGGCCTGAACGTGGTGCACCGCACCCAGCACCTGCACGGCGGCATCGGCGTGGACGTGGACTACCCGATCCACCGCTACTTCCTGTGGGGCAAGCAGATCTCCGGCACGCTGGGCGGCGCCTCCGCCGACCTGCAGCGGCTGGGCGACCTGATCGCCGAGGGGGCCGCCTCATGA
- a CDS encoding bifunctional MaoC family dehydratase N-terminal/OB-fold nucleic acid binding domain-containing protein: protein MSGEDYEKRLQAWVGRTLGEPRRGQDPVNVPMIRHWVEAMGDTNPVYLDEEAARATGRETVVAPASMMQAWTMRGYAATVNPEPEAGGMEELTALLAEGGYTSVVATDSEFEFHRELVPGDHISVQEQVESISPEKKTALGEGRFITTLRTYRDQRGEVVATQRWRLLRFRPKKTEQTEQKPKALRPRPAINRDNAFWFEAAKQRRLVIQRCAACKTLRHPPGPCCPHCGSFDWDTVEAAGTGQVYSYIVAHHPPHPAFEMPYVVALVELTEGTRLVTNLVGIAPDKIEIGMPVVLDWLEADPELTLPVFRPAVPQEES, encoded by the coding sequence ATGAGCGGCGAAGACTACGAGAAGCGACTGCAGGCATGGGTCGGCCGCACGCTGGGGGAGCCCCGGCGCGGCCAGGACCCGGTGAACGTGCCGATGATCCGCCACTGGGTCGAGGCCATGGGCGACACCAACCCCGTCTACCTGGACGAGGAGGCCGCCCGCGCCACCGGCCGGGAGACGGTCGTGGCCCCGGCGTCGATGATGCAGGCCTGGACCATGCGCGGCTACGCCGCCACCGTGAACCCCGAGCCCGAAGCGGGCGGCATGGAGGAGCTCACCGCCCTGCTCGCCGAGGGCGGCTACACCTCGGTGGTGGCCACCGACTCGGAGTTCGAGTTCCACCGCGAACTGGTGCCCGGTGACCACATCAGCGTCCAGGAACAGGTCGAGTCGATCTCCCCGGAGAAGAAGACCGCCCTGGGCGAAGGCCGCTTCATCACCACGCTGCGCACCTACCGCGACCAGCGCGGCGAGGTCGTGGCCACACAACGGTGGCGGCTGCTGCGGTTCCGCCCCAAGAAGACCGAGCAGACCGAGCAGAAACCCAAGGCGCTGCGCCCCCGCCCGGCGATCAACCGCGACAACGCCTTCTGGTTCGAGGCCGCCAAACAGCGCCGCCTGGTCATCCAGCGGTGCGCGGCCTGCAAGACGCTGCGGCACCCGCCCGGCCCCTGCTGCCCGCACTGCGGCTCGTTCGACTGGGACACCGTCGAAGCCGCCGGCACCGGCCAGGTCTACAGCTACATCGTCGCCCACCACCCCCCGCACCCGGCCTTCGAGATGCCGTACGTGGTGGCGCTGGTGGAACTGACCGAAGGCACCCGACTGGTCACCAACTTGGTCGGCATCGCCCCCGACAAGATCGAAATCGGCATGCCGGTCGTCCTGGACTGGCTGGAGGCCGACCCCGAGCTCACCCTGCCGGTGTTCCGGCCGGCCGTCCCGCAGGAGGAGAGCTGA
- a CDS encoding acyl-CoA dehydrogenase family protein gives MDLREPAALSELRAELRAYFNGLLPADERRRVGEQGVGGERFREVVKMLGSDGWLGYGWPKEYGGQGRSISEQYVLFDEVQRAGLPFPFVTVNTVGPTLMKYGTEEQKKKYLPGILSGDIVFAIGYTEPGAGTDLASLTTRAVRDGDEFVIDGSKIFTSGANTADYIWLACRTDPEAPKHKGISIIIVPTDAEGFSWSPIQTVGGMVVTATYYSGVRVPVSEVVGEINGGWKLITTQLNHERIGLAALGGRMIRLWEDVVAWARDNGVLEQPWVRRDLARTYAKLEAMRLLNWKMTIAVENDELTGADAGATKAYGTETHIDVQRTLTGILGAAGRIRPESPGAVLAGQIEQLSRQGIVNTFGGGVNEVLRDMVATLGLGMPRSRRA, from the coding sequence ATGGATCTGCGTGAGCCCGCGGCGCTCAGCGAGCTGCGGGCCGAGCTACGGGCCTACTTCAACGGGCTGCTGCCGGCAGACGAACGCCGCCGCGTCGGAGAGCAGGGCGTGGGCGGCGAGCGGTTCCGCGAAGTGGTCAAGATGCTCGGCTCCGACGGCTGGCTGGGGTACGGCTGGCCCAAGGAGTACGGCGGGCAGGGCCGTTCCATCAGCGAGCAGTACGTGCTCTTCGACGAGGTGCAGCGGGCCGGGCTGCCGTTCCCGTTCGTCACCGTCAACACCGTCGGGCCGACGCTGATGAAGTACGGCACCGAGGAGCAGAAGAAGAAGTACCTGCCGGGCATCCTCTCCGGCGACATCGTCTTCGCCATCGGTTACACCGAGCCCGGCGCCGGCACCGACCTGGCCTCGCTGACCACCCGCGCGGTCCGCGACGGCGACGAGTTCGTCATCGACGGCAGCAAGATCTTCACCAGCGGCGCCAACACCGCCGACTACATCTGGCTGGCCTGCCGCACCGACCCGGAGGCCCCCAAGCACAAGGGCATCTCCATCATCATCGTCCCCACCGACGCCGAAGGGTTCTCCTGGAGCCCCATCCAGACCGTCGGCGGCATGGTGGTGACCGCCACCTACTACAGCGGGGTGCGCGTCCCGGTCAGCGAGGTCGTCGGGGAGATCAACGGCGGCTGGAAGCTGATCACCACCCAGCTCAACCACGAGCGGATCGGACTGGCCGCGCTCGGCGGCCGGATGATCCGGCTGTGGGAGGACGTGGTGGCCTGGGCCCGCGACAACGGCGTGCTGGAACAGCCATGGGTGCGCCGGGACCTGGCCCGCACCTACGCCAAGCTCGAGGCGATGCGGCTGCTGAACTGGAAGATGACCATCGCCGTCGAGAACGACGAGCTCACCGGGGCCGACGCCGGGGCCACCAAGGCCTACGGCACCGAAACCCACATCGACGTGCAGCGCACCCTCACCGGGATCCTGGGCGCCGCCGGGCGGATCCGCCCCGAATCCCCGGGCGCGGTGCTGGCCGGGCAGATCGAACAGCTCTCCCGGCAGGGCATCGTCAACACCTTCGGCGGCGGCGTCAACGAGGTGCTGCGCGACATGGTCGCCACGCTGGGACTGGGCATGCCGAGATCGAGGCGGGCATGA
- a CDS encoding AMP-binding protein, which translates to MRNETIADLLLARLGDHRPGLRSRERTWTWDEVVRESAARAALARKLRIDGPFHIGVLLENVPEYILWLGAAALSGATIVGINSTRRGAYLEQEVRHTDLQLVITDQAGLKLLDGLDIGVPRERFLLIDDPAYAGLVAEHACEPERDPQITPKTQMLLLFTSGTTGKSKAARCSQGRLAELGRNNSAKYDVKRTDVCYCPMPLFHGNAIMALWAPALTAGACVALTPKFSASRFLDDVRFYGATFFTYVGKAIGYILATPEKPDDADNTLTHAFGTEASPEDKAEFLRRFGCRLVEGYGSSEGAGMIAQDPNAPPTAFGRPAHDGVRIVNPETLQTCAPAILDEHGRVTNPEEAIGEIVDVHGADKFEGYYKNPEADAERVRHGWYWTGDLGYIDQDGFIYFAGRSGDWIRVDSENISALHTQLVLRRHPKVIDAVAFGVPDPRSGDQVMAAIEIPEGVTFEELDLPGFLAAQEDLGTKGAPRFVRVSHHLPTTGSGKLAKKQLQVEGWRTGDPVYRWVGRGAPEYHLMTEADKAALREEFAANGRLRFLP; encoded by the coding sequence GTGCGCAACGAGACCATCGCAGACCTGCTGTTGGCCCGGCTCGGCGACCACCGGCCCGGCCTGCGCAGCCGAGAACGCACCTGGACGTGGGACGAGGTCGTCCGGGAAAGCGCGGCCCGCGCCGCGCTGGCCCGCAAGCTGCGCATCGACGGCCCCTTCCACATCGGGGTGCTGCTGGAGAACGTCCCCGAGTACATCCTGTGGCTGGGCGCGGCGGCGCTGAGCGGCGCCACCATCGTCGGCATCAACTCCACCCGCCGCGGCGCCTACCTGGAACAGGAGGTCCGCCACACCGACCTGCAACTGGTCATCACCGACCAGGCCGGGCTCAAGCTGCTGGACGGGCTGGACATCGGCGTCCCCCGGGAGCGGTTCCTGCTCATCGACGACCCCGCTTACGCCGGCCTGGTCGCCGAGCACGCCTGCGAGCCGGAGCGGGACCCGCAGATCACCCCCAAGACGCAGATGCTGCTGCTGTTCACCTCCGGCACCACCGGCAAGTCCAAGGCCGCCCGCTGCTCCCAGGGCCGCCTGGCGGAGCTGGGCCGCAACAACAGCGCCAAATACGACGTCAAACGCACCGACGTCTGCTACTGCCCGATGCCGCTGTTCCACGGCAACGCGATCATGGCGCTGTGGGCGCCGGCGCTGACAGCGGGCGCGTGCGTGGCGCTCACCCCCAAGTTCTCCGCCTCCCGCTTCCTGGACGACGTGCGGTTTTACGGGGCGACGTTCTTCACCTACGTCGGCAAGGCCATCGGCTACATCCTGGCCACCCCCGAAAAACCCGACGACGCCGACAACACCCTCACCCACGCCTTCGGCACCGAGGCCTCCCCGGAGGACAAGGCCGAGTTCCTGCGCCGCTTCGGCTGCCGCCTGGTGGAGGGCTACGGCTCCAGCGAGGGCGCCGGCATGATCGCCCAAGACCCCAACGCCCCGCCCACCGCCTTCGGCCGTCCCGCCCACGACGGGGTCCGCATCGTCAACCCCGAGACCCTGCAGACCTGCGCCCCGGCGATCTTGGACGAGCACGGCCGGGTCACCAACCCCGAAGAGGCCATCGGCGAGATCGTGGACGTCCACGGCGCCGACAAATTCGAGGGCTACTACAAAAACCCCGAGGCCGACGCCGAACGGGTGCGGCACGGCTGGTACTGGACCGGCGACCTGGGCTACATCGACCAGGACGGCTTCATCTACTTCGCCGGCCGCTCCGGCGACTGGATCCGCGTCGATTCGGAGAACATCTCCGCCCTGCACACCCAACTGGTGCTGCGCCGCCACCCCAAGGTCATCGACGCGGTGGCCTTCGGTGTTCCCGACCCGCGCTCCGGTGACCAGGTCATGGCGGCGATCGAGATCCCCGAGGGCGTCACCTTCGAAGAGCTGGACCTGCCCGGCTTCCTGGCCGCCCAAGAAGACCTGGGCACCAAGGGCGCGCCGCGGTTCGTGCGCGTCTCCCACCACCTGCCCACCACCGGCTCGGGGAAGCTCGCCAAAAAGCAGCTCCAGGTGGAGGGCTGGCGCACCGGCGACCCGGTCTACCGGTGGGTCGGCCGGGGCGCACCCGAATACCACCTGATGACCGAAGCGGACAAGGCGGCGCTGCGCGAGGAGTTCGCCGCCAACGGGCGTCTGCGTTTCCTGCCATAG